In Rhodococcus pseudokoreensis, the DNA window AGGAGCAGGGCGTTGCCCATGGTCTCCGCGCTGATCCCGGTGCTGTCCGAGAGGAAGAAAACCGGGATCGTGTCACCGGCATACGTCTCAGTCACCGGTCCATTCCTATCGTCGCCGTCACACGGTGGGCTCCATCCTTTCGTAGACGCTTTTCGAGCTGTCAGGCAGGTCGCGTAACGGGCCGTTGATGAGGTGTTCACGGAGGTCGCGGAACATCTCCGCGGCTACGCTCGGGCCTGCAACCGTGTAGCCGAGAGTGACGAGGAGACGTCCGTATGTGCCTGGTCCTGTTCGCCTGGCATACCCGCCCCGACCTCCCCCTGGTCGTCGCGGCCAACCGCGACGAGTTCTACGCCCGTCCCACCGAACCGCTGCGCCGTTGGGACGACGGCTTCGTCGCGGGCCGCGATCTGCTCGCGGGCGGAACGTGGATGGGCATCTCCGACGCCCTGCGGTTCGCGGCCGTCACCAACGTCCGCGACGGCGCCCCCGCGACCGGGGCCCGGTCCCGCGGAGACCTGCCCGTCGACTTCCTCCGCGGCCGGCTCTCACCCGCCGACCACGCCGGACAGGTGGCCGCGACCGGCGCCGAGTACGGCAGCTTCAACCTGCTCGTCGGCGATCCCGCGGAACTGTGGTGGGTCACCAACCGGCCCCACGGTCGCAGGCAGCGCGTCGAACCCGGCGTCCACGGCCTGTCCAACGCCGAACTCGACACCCCGTGGCCGAAGGTGACGGGCGGCAAACAGGCGTTCGCCGCCGCGCTCGCCGCCGACGACGGCAGCCCCGAATCGGATCCGGGGGCGTACTTCGACGTGCTCGCCGACAGCGACCCGGCACCGTGGGACGCACTGCCGGATACGGGCATCGAACCCGAACTCGAACGCGCCCTGTCGTCCCGGTTCATCCGCCACGGCGAGTACGGGACGCGGGCGTCGACCGTGCTGCGGGTCCGGGCGGACGGCACCTACGACATCACCGAGCGACGGTTCGACGAGAGCGGCCCTCTCCCCACGTGAGTGGCAAAGTGTGCTCCCGCACGCTTTGCCGCTCACCTCAGGAGAGGGAGGACCGGATGACCCCCGCCGTCTGGTCGAGCGCGATCCGGCTCGGCGACTTCGGCATTCCGCGCAGCCCGAATCCGTCACCGGCAGTGCGGGGCACCACGTGCAGGTGCACGTGGAAGACCTCCTGGCCGGCGGCGATCCCGTCGGCCAGGAACAGGTTGACACCCTGGGCCCGCATCGGCCCGTGCCGCAACGCGGTCGCGAGACGCTGCCCCACCGCGAACACCGCCGCACCGTCGCCCGGGTCGAGGTCGGCGAGCCCACTCGCATGCCGCTTCGGGACCACCAGCAGATGCCCGGACGTCCACGGCCGGATGTCCATGAACGCCAGCACGTTCTCGTCCTCGTGCACGACGCTGGCATCGGATCGGCCCGACACGATCTCGCAGAAAATGCAGTTCACGTAGGCACCTCCGGTGCTTGTGCGTGGTTAAGGAGTGCAGGCACTCGCCAAGCACGCACGGGCGGCGAAGCCGCCTACAGGATCGGGGACGGCTGGTACGCGGCCGCCTCGGGGTTGGCGTCGACGAGCTTCTGCACCTGCGCCACGACCGTGGCGACCTGCGCCTCGGCGGCACCGATGAACGCCTTCTTGTCCGCGAGAGCCTCGTCGAGGGCGGCCCGGTCGAGGGGCAGGCGGTCGTCGGCGGCGAGACGGTCGAGGAGGTCGGGCTCCTTGCCCTGCTCACGCATCGCCAGCGCGACGGCGACGGCGTGTTCCTTGATGACCTCGTGCGCGGTCTCCCTGCCCACTCCGGCGCGCACCAGGGCCATCAGGACCTTGGTGGTGGCGAGGAACGGCAGGTACCGGGTGAGTTCCTTCTCGATGACGGCGGGGTAGGCGCCGAATTCGGCGAGCACCGTCAGGAACGTCTCGATCAGTCCGTCGATCGCGAAGAACGCGTCCGGCAGCGCGACGCGGCGCACCACCGAGCAGAACACGTCACCCTCGTTCCACTGCGCGCCCGCCAGCTCGGCGGCCATCGACGCGTAGCCGCGCAGCACGACCTGCAGTCCGTTGACGCGCTCGCAGGAGCGGGTGTTCATCTTGTGCGGCATCGCCGACGACCCGACCTGGCCGGGCTGGAAGCCCTCGGTGACCAGTTCGTGGCCTGCCATCAGGCGGATGGTGTGCGCGAACGACGACGGCCCGGCGGCCACCTGTACCAGCGCGGACAGCACGTCGTGGTCCAGCGACCGCGGGTACACCTGGCCGACGCTCGTGAACACGTGGGAGAAGCCGAGGTGCTCGGCGACCTTCTGCTCCAGCGCCTCCAGCTTGGACGCGTCGCCGTCGAGGAGGTCGAGCATGTCCTGTGCGGTGCCCATGGGGCCCTTGATACCGCGCAGCGGGTAGCGGTCGATCAGCTCGCGCAGCCGGGTGAGCGCGACGAGCAGTTCGTCGGCGGCGGACGCGAACCGCTTGCCGAGCGTGGTGGCCTGCGCCGCGACGTTGTGCGACCGGCCTGCCATGACGAGGCTGCTGTACTCGGCGGCCCGCTCGGCGAGCCGGGCCGCGACCGCGACACCGTGTGCGTGGACGTGCTCGAGCGACCGCAGGATCTGCAGCTGCTCGACGTTCTCGGTGAGGTCGCGGCTGGTCAGCCCCTTGTGGACCTGCTCGTGGCCGGCGAGGGCGTTGAACTCCTCGATGCGGGCCTTCACGTCGTGGCGGGTGACGCGCTCACGGTCGGCGATGGAGTCGAGGTCCACCTGCTCGAGCACGCGTTCGTAGTCGGCGAGCGCCTCGGCCGGCACGTCGATCCCGAGTTCCGCCTGGGCCCGCAGCACGGCGATCCACAGCTGACGCTCGAGGATGATCTTGTGCTCGGGCGACCACAACTCGACGAGTTCGGGGCTGGCGTAACGGTTGGCAAGGACGTTCGGGATGCGGCTCACGAGTCCTCAGTTTACGGCGGCGCTACAGCTCGACGTGGTCCGGCCGGTCGAGGGCGGGCGCGACGACGTCGACGACGTCGAGCAGCATCGCCCGGGCGAGGGCCCGCAGGTCGGCGTCGTGCTCGCCGAGCGCGGTGACCACGGCTCCGTCGACGACGGCGACGAGTCGGCGGAGCTGCTCCTGCCGGACGTCGCGGTCGGAGCGCCGCAGCGCCTCGGTGAGGACGTCGTCCAGTTGCGCGCGCAACCGCAACTGGACTTCCCGCAGTTCGGGGCGACGCGCGCA includes these proteins:
- a CDS encoding HIT family protein is translated as MNCIFCEIVSGRSDASVVHEDENVLAFMDIRPWTSGHLLVVPKRHASGLADLDPGDGAAVFAVGQRLATALRHGPMRAQGVNLFLADGIAAGQEVFHVHLHVVPRTAGDGFGLRGMPKSPSRIALDQTAGVIRSSLS
- the purB gene encoding adenylosuccinate lyase, with translation MSRIPNVLANRYASPELVELWSPEHKIILERQLWIAVLRAQAELGIDVPAEALADYERVLEQVDLDSIADRERVTRHDVKARIEEFNALAGHEQVHKGLTSRDLTENVEQLQILRSLEHVHAHGVAVAARLAERAAEYSSLVMAGRSHNVAAQATTLGKRFASAADELLVALTRLRELIDRYPLRGIKGPMGTAQDMLDLLDGDASKLEALEQKVAEHLGFSHVFTSVGQVYPRSLDHDVLSALVQVAAGPSSFAHTIRLMAGHELVTEGFQPGQVGSSAMPHKMNTRSCERVNGLQVVLRGYASMAAELAGAQWNEGDVFCSVVRRVALPDAFFAIDGLIETFLTVLAEFGAYPAVIEKELTRYLPFLATTKVLMALVRAGVGRETAHEVIKEHAVAVALAMREQGKEPDLLDRLAADDRLPLDRAALDEALADKKAFIGAAEAQVATVVAQVQKLVDANPEAAAYQPSPIL
- a CDS encoding NRDE family protein, which codes for MCLVLFAWHTRPDLPLVVAANRDEFYARPTEPLRRWDDGFVAGRDLLAGGTWMGISDALRFAAVTNVRDGAPATGARSRGDLPVDFLRGRLSPADHAGQVAATGAEYGSFNLLVGDPAELWWVTNRPHGRRQRVEPGVHGLSNAELDTPWPKVTGGKQAFAAALAADDGSPESDPGAYFDVLADSDPAPWDALPDTGIEPELERALSSRFIRHGEYGTRASTVLRVRADGTYDITERRFDESGPLPT